The Petrotoga sibirica DSM 13575 genome contains a region encoding:
- a CDS encoding MnhB domain-containing protein, with product MKNYLVLSLIITIFFVLALNLKVGDMKSFYEPSGIFAENGSINMVSAIVLDYRIYDTFFEILVFTVAIIGISEFIGKIPTVAPDDQQIKYDTPIIKVITPIIFQIIVLISLYIAITGHIAPGGGFAAGTILGTGFLAVSLVRPTDEIENLFVKSKIEKLKMLVPLFIIIYGLLGYVWGDSIFSNFHLKGSPGELASGGSAILLNFLIYFEVFGGSWTILYRFLKHRGLL from the coding sequence ATGAAAAATTACCTTGTTTTATCGTTGATAATAACAATTTTTTTCGTCCTTGCATTAAACTTAAAAGTTGGAGATATGAAAAGTTTCTATGAACCTTCTGGAATTTTTGCTGAAAACGGATCAATTAATATGGTGTCCGCTATTGTTCTTGATTATAGGATCTACGATACCTTTTTTGAAATATTGGTTTTTACAGTGGCAATCATTGGTATTTCCGAATTTATAGGGAAAATTCCTACGGTTGCTCCCGACGACCAGCAGATAAAATACGACACCCCAATCATAAAGGTTATAACACCAATAATTTTTCAAATAATAGTTTTAATCTCTCTTTATATTGCGATAACCGGCCATATAGCCCCTGGTGGTGGTTTTGCTGCAGGTACTATTCTAGGAACAGGTTTTCTAGCGGTTTCCTTGGTACGACCAACGGATGAAATAGAAAACTTGTTTGTAAAATCAAAAATTGAGAAGTTGAAAATGCTGGTACCTTTATTCATAATAATATATGGTTTGTTAGGATACGTTTGGGGAGATTCTATTTTCTCTAATTTCCATCTAAAAGGATCTCCTGGAGAATTGGCAAGTGGAGGATCCGCCATTTTGCTAAACTTTTTAATTTATTTCGAGGTTTTTGGTGGATCATGGACTATCCTGTATAGATTTTTAAAACATAGGGGATTATTGTGA
- a CDS encoding cation:proton antiporter subunit C, protein MNIYYIITLSIILIGLFGIIVKKDLILIFINLGVFQGGIVLFFVLLAYDTNSPIITANLQTYADPLIHSFLLTVIVIGFANLALMLVFAMILSSKFKTLEVDEIEKKAKKK, encoded by the coding sequence GTGAATATTTACTATATCATCACTTTATCAATAATACTTATCGGTTTATTTGGAATTATTGTAAAAAAAGATCTTATCTTAATATTTATCAACCTCGGGGTTTTCCAAGGAGGAATAGTTCTTTTTTTTGTTCTTTTAGCCTACGATACAAATTCACCTATTATCACCGCAAATTTACAAACCTACGCAGACCCGCTCATACATTCTTTTCTGCTTACCGTTATAGTAATTGGATTTGCAAATTTGGCATTAATGTTAGTTTTTGCAATGATATTATCTTCCAAATTCAAGACCCTTGAAGTTGATGAAATTGAAAAGAAAGCTAAGAAAAAATAA